Proteins from one Chroococcidiopsis sp. CCMEE 29 genomic window:
- a CDS encoding translocation/assembly module TamB domain-containing protein: MTNSPNPNNQPKPSASQRLRSFLFSRTAIALGIPLLLGLAAAAWWTRNFVYQQLAPLVEKNLAQTLNRPVQLGQVERFSPTGLRFGASSVPATLTDPDRVSMDAVHVAFDPLRLLFTRTLKLDVTLVNPNVYVQQDQEGRWVTTTIQAEEGEGPIRTELDTIRLRNADVVLVSNVARIDQPSPQNTVAIAQVNGVAEIRENNQLVQFDLNGQLKRGGSLALQGDFRPSTGQANLQVQTQDFLASDLTRFIELPLELQAGRVNSNLKVQLTPERVTGLDGTADLKAVTAQVKELVQPFINSHGTLRFKGTQIHLDNVSSRYGKIPGIANGVLDTEAGYNISARVPTVSVADARDTLAIELPVPVKGVAQADVKVTGAIEKPVLSGTVSNTQTVQVDRVNFSNVRASFVLSTADSLITFKDIQATPSVGGRITGSGSIKLAEQPGLAFNAVAQTVPGDAIARLYGVSPEIKIGNVSAKSQVSGTAANPQTVVNWQAPQATYPGSGQIIINNPTNLLFRDTVLRVAGGTVRATGELEDNRWQGSIRAAGIQLGRLAEVPPTLQTPVAGTFNFSGTLPATEGGTIQATGSGRVTGIAGGTVTASNIQLAGERWQAQLQASGVQLQRLTEVPPQLQGSLTGTLNLAGTTAFQPETLRGTGQGRLNVAGGTVTASNIQVAAGRWQALVNASQVQLNRFSEELRGQFGGQLNVSGTLDSFDPATISAAGDVRFSQGVGLIQEPLTAAVNWDGEKIIVQRATAPNLQASGLIFANLQGPGGPEITRLNLNVQAQNYNLQDLDLPLPDPVALAGRANFTGSLTGTLPTPNVVGSLQLQDLVVNNLAFDPVLSGNLQLAEGQGLNLELTGNQDRIALNLDPNNRPTSFLVRRDQAVATGRTEGENLLVNVDNFPLPALNLTPPNAALGLGPVAGVLTGNFEINQQTFAVVGDLAIARPAIGRIQGDQFLAQFRYADGDATLTSSQFIKGESRYALAGSLNQTPQGPQFKGQVNITQGQIQDVLTALQFFDLQDFQRGLEPPTYAEADAIGTLEVGLPDAALLTQLRRFSEIEVLLQQQRQQRQDSSPMPAIADLTGTFGGEITVNGSLQNGVTANFDLEGSNWQWDDYTANQIIAQGSFENGVLTLLPLRVESDETLLAFNGQIGGTEQSGQLRVINFPVGLLNNFAQLPVEITGNLNATATLAGSIENPQAVGELQLLEGTLNQNRVESATASFSYNNARFNFGSNVMVAGPEPIEITGSIPLQLPFAEVTPDSNLVSLDLNVENEGLALLNLLTDQLAWQGGQGQVQLEVRGTLEQPVATGIATVNNATISAQALPAPLTNVTGTVRFNNDRILVEGLQGDFSRGRVVAQGVIPIFARLQPNDPDLNNPLTVSLDQLALNLEELYQGGASGNVVVTGTALSPLVGGEVLLAQGQVLLPETTDGTPSRQVAPATGAPGGGTEPEFNDFRLTLGDAVEVVRPPILNIQATGTLNLNGTLNDLRPDGTIRLRRGGVNLFTTQFVLARGYEHTATFTPKQEIDPTLDIRLVAAVPEVTQRGVPTTAASSEIVETLSTDVGGLQTVRVQATVEGPASQLFDNLELTSDPSRSESEIVALLGGTFINTLGRGDTALGIANIAGQALLSTYQGTVTNIGNAFGLSELRLFPTVITDEQRARSSTLGLAAEAGVDISPNIYLSVLRVLTADQPTQFGLSYRVNQQVRLRTSTDLSGDSRAVVEYENQF; this comes from the coding sequence ATGACTAACTCTCCCAATCCTAATAATCAACCCAAACCAAGTGCTAGCCAGCGGTTACGGTCTTTTTTGTTTAGTCGTACTGCGATTGCCCTGGGTATCCCATTACTGCTTGGACTGGCAGCGGCTGCTTGGTGGACACGGAATTTTGTCTATCAGCAGTTAGCGCCGTTGGTCGAAAAAAATCTTGCTCAGACGCTTAATAGACCAGTTCAACTAGGGCAAGTAGAACGGTTTTCTCCCACTGGGTTGCGGTTTGGTGCCTCCTCCGTCCCGGCAACACTAACCGATCCAGACCGCGTATCGATGGACGCTGTACATGTGGCTTTTGACCCGTTGCGGCTCTTATTTACTCGCACCCTCAAGCTGGATGTCACCCTAGTCAACCCAAACGTATACGTCCAGCAGGATCAAGAGGGGCGCTGGGTTACTACAACCATCCAGGCAGAAGAAGGGGAAGGACCAATTAGAACCGAGTTGGATACAATTCGGCTACGCAATGCTGATGTAGTTTTGGTGTCAAATGTGGCGAGGATCGATCAACCCTCGCCGCAAAACACAGTAGCGATCGCTCAAGTCAACGGTGTAGCTGAAATTCGGGAGAACAACCAGCTGGTTCAATTTGACCTAAATGGTCAACTCAAAAGAGGTGGTAGCCTGGCGCTGCAAGGAGATTTTCGCCCCAGCACAGGACAAGCTAACTTACAAGTCCAAACACAGGACTTCCTCGCATCCGATCTAACCCGGTTTATCGAGTTACCGCTTGAACTCCAGGCAGGTCGAGTCAATAGTAACTTAAAAGTCCAGCTGACCCCAGAGCGGGTAACTGGTTTGGATGGCACTGCTGACCTGAAGGCAGTAACAGCTCAGGTCAAAGAACTGGTACAACCGTTTATCAATTCACACGGAACGCTACGTTTCAAGGGAACACAAATCCATCTAGATAATGTTTCTAGTCGCTACGGCAAGATTCCAGGAATTGCCAACGGTGTCCTCGATACAGAAGCTGGATACAATATCTCTGCCCGTGTGCCAACGGTGAGTGTAGCTGATGCCCGGGATACTCTGGCAATTGAACTGCCGGTCCCTGTAAAGGGAGTTGCCCAAGCCGACGTGAAGGTAACGGGAGCAATCGAGAAGCCGGTCCTGTCTGGCACCGTTTCCAATACGCAAACAGTTCAGGTTGACCGAGTTAATTTCAGTAACGTCCGCGCGAGCTTTGTGTTATCCACCGCTGACTCTCTAATCACGTTCAAAGACATTCAGGCAACACCAAGCGTCGGCGGTAGAATCACTGGCTCTGGCAGCATCAAGCTAGCAGAACAACCAGGATTAGCGTTTAATGCAGTGGCACAAACTGTCCCCGGAGATGCGATCGCTCGCCTTTATGGTGTCTCACCCGAAATTAAAATTGGCAACGTCTCAGCTAAATCCCAGGTTTCTGGTACCGCTGCTAACCCTCAAACAGTGGTAAACTGGCAGGCACCGCAAGCCACCTATCCCGGTAGCGGTCAAATCATCATTAACAATCCAACCAACTTGTTGTTCCGCGATACTGTCCTGCGCGTGGCTGGTGGAACTGTGCGGGCAACTGGGGAACTAGAGGATAATCGCTGGCAGGGATCAATTCGTGCTGCTGGTATTCAGTTGGGACGTTTAGCAGAAGTTCCCCCAACGCTACAGACTCCGGTGGCTGGCACGTTCAACTTCTCAGGTACTCTCCCTGCTACAGAAGGGGGAACGATTCAAGCGACTGGTTCTGGAAGGGTAACAGGAATTGCTGGTGGCACCGTTACAGCCTCAAACATCCAGTTGGCTGGAGAACGTTGGCAGGCTCAACTCCAGGCATCTGGCGTTCAATTGCAGCGTCTAACCGAAGTGCCGCCGCAGTTGCAGGGAAGCTTGACGGGTACACTCAATCTAGCGGGAACCACAGCTTTCCAACCGGAAACGCTGCGTGGAACTGGTCAGGGACGTTTGAATGTTGCTGGTGGTACTGTCACAGCTTCAAACATCCAGGTGGCTGCAGGCAGGTGGCAGGCATTAGTCAACGCCTCACAAGTGCAGTTGAATCGTTTCTCCGAGGAGTTGCGGGGGCAGTTCGGTGGTCAGTTAAACGTATCAGGAACGTTAGACTCTTTCGACCCAGCAACCATTAGCGCTGCAGGAGATGTACGCTTTTCTCAAGGAGTTGGCTTAATTCAAGAACCCCTGACGGCTGCAGTGAATTGGGATGGGGAAAAGATCATCGTACAGCGAGCAACGGCTCCCAACTTGCAAGCCAGTGGTTTGATCTTTGCCAACCTTCAAGGACCAGGTGGGCCAGAAATTACCAGGCTGAATCTTAACGTCCAAGCGCAGAATTACAATCTGCAAGACCTAGACTTGCCGCTTCCCGACCCGGTGGCTTTAGCGGGACGAGCGAATTTTACTGGAAGTCTCACGGGCACCTTGCCAACGCCAAATGTTGTAGGTTCGTTGCAGCTGCAAGATTTGGTTGTTAATAACCTGGCTTTTGATCCGGTCTTATCTGGAAACCTCCAGTTGGCAGAAGGACAAGGCTTGAACTTGGAGTTAACAGGCAATCAAGACCGGATTGCCCTTAACTTAGACCCGAATAATCGCCCAACCTCTTTCTTAGTTCGGCGCGATCAGGCAGTGGCAACGGGTAGAACCGAAGGAGAGAACCTGCTGGTTAATGTAGATAACTTCCCCTTACCTGCGCTCAATCTCACCCCTCCTAATGCTGCCTTAGGTCTTGGTCCGGTGGCGGGAGTGTTAACGGGGAACTTTGAAATCAATCAGCAGACATTTGCAGTCGTGGGGGATTTAGCGATCGCCCGACCGGCGATCGGTCGCATCCAAGGCGACCAATTCCTCGCTCAATTCCGCTATGCCGATGGTGATGCCACTCTCACAAGCAGCCAATTCATCAAGGGAGAAAGCCGTTATGCCCTCGCTGGGAGCTTGAACCAAACTCCCCAAGGACCTCAATTCAAAGGTCAAGTCAACATCACGCAAGGACAAATTCAAGACGTTTTAACTGCACTACAGTTCTTTGATCTTCAAGACTTCCAACGAGGTTTGGAACCCCCAACTTACGCCGAGGCAGACGCGATCGGCACCTTAGAGGTAGGTTTACCAGATGCTGCCCTACTCACGCAACTGCGCCGCTTTTCTGAAATTGAAGTGTTACTGCAACAACAGCGCCAACAGCGCCAGGATTCTTCCCCAATGCCAGCCATCGCTGATTTAACCGGAACTTTCGGCGGAGAAATTACTGTCAATGGTTCTCTCCAAAATGGAGTGACAGCAAACTTTGATCTGGAGGGTAGTAACTGGCAATGGGATGATTACACTGCCAATCAGATCATTGCTCAGGGCAGCTTTGAAAACGGTGTCTTAACTCTGCTACCTTTGCGGGTTGAGTCTGATGAAACACTACTAGCCTTCAACGGTCAGATTGGAGGTACAGAACAATCCGGTCAGCTGCGGGTGATTAATTTTCCCGTGGGTTTATTGAATAATTTTGCCCAGCTGCCAGTGGAAATCACAGGCAATTTGAATGCTACAGCGACTTTGGCAGGCAGCATTGAGAACCCTCAAGCCGTAGGGGAATTGCAGCTGCTCGAAGGAACTCTAAATCAGAATCGGGTAGAGTCAGCAACTGCAAGTTTCAGCTATAACAATGCCCGCTTTAACTTTGGCAGTAACGTGATGGTTGCTGGACCAGAACCGATTGAAATTACTGGCAGCATCCCCTTACAGTTACCTTTTGCTGAGGTCACACCAGACAGCAATCTGGTCAGCCTAGATTTGAATGTGGAAAATGAGGGATTGGCGCTGTTAAATCTGTTAACCGATCAGCTTGCCTGGCAAGGTGGTCAAGGTCAAGTCCAACTAGAAGTACGCGGAACTCTAGAACAGCCAGTGGCAACGGGAATAGCTACTGTAAACAATGCCACTATTAGCGCTCAGGCTTTACCGGCACCGCTGACCAATGTGACGGGAACAGTAAGGTTTAACAATGACCGGATTTTGGTCGAAGGGCTCCAGGGCGATTTTTCTAGGGGAAGGGTAGTAGCTCAGGGGGTAATTCCCATCTTTGCCCGCCTGCAACCGAACGACCCAGACTTGAACAATCCCCTCACTGTCAGTTTAGACCAGCTAGCGCTGAATCTGGAAGAGCTATATCAGGGTGGTGCAAGCGGCAATGTGGTAGTTACTGGGACGGCGCTTAGTCCCTTAGTTGGCGGTGAGGTGTTGCTGGCACAAGGTCAAGTGTTGCTACCAGAGACTACCGATGGTACCCCATCTAGACAAGTTGCTCCAGCCACTGGAGCTCCCGGAGGTGGAACAGAGCCAGAGTTTAATGACTTCCGGCTAACTCTGGGTGACGCAGTAGAAGTCGTTCGTCCACCCATTCTCAACATTCAGGCAACCGGCACTCTCAATCTCAACGGCACCCTAAATGATCTGCGTCCTGATGGTACAATCCGCCTGCGTCGCGGTGGTGTCAATTTATTTACCACTCAATTTGTCCTTGCCCGTGGCTATGAACACACAGCAACCTTTACGCCGAAGCAAGAGATCGATCCGACTTTGGATATCCGGCTTGTCGCAGCGGTCCCAGAAGTAACCCAAAGGGGGGTTCCCACCACAGCAGCATCTAGTGAGATCGTGGAAACGCTGTCTACGGATGTGGGAGGTTTACAAACGGTTCGAGTCCAAGCAACGGTAGAAGGACCCGCTAGCCAACTCTTTGATAACCTGGAATTGACGAGCGATCCATCACGCAGTGAGTCAGAAATCGTTGCCCTGCTAGGAGGTACCTTTATCAATACGCTAGGACGCGGCGACACGGCGCTAGGGATTGCTAACATAGCAGGTCAAGCTCTGCTTAGCACTTATCAAGGAACTGTTACCAATATTGGCAATGCATTTGGTTTGAGTGAACTGCGTTTGTTCCCAACAGTCATCACCGACGAACAGCGCGCGCGCTCTTCAACTCTAGGGTTAGCAGCTGAAGCTGGTGTTGATATTTCTCCCAATATTTATTTATCTGTACTCAGGGTTTTAACAGCTGACCAACCCACTCAATTCGGTCTCAGTTATCGAGTAAATCAACAAGTTCGTCTGCGTACTTCAACAGATCTTTCCGGTGATAGTCGTGCAGTAGTTGAATATGAAAACCAGTTTTAA
- a CDS encoding DUF3110 domain-containing protein has product MITPMRVFVLLFNARTENEGIHTIQVGDRNKILMFESEDDATRFAVMLEAQDFPTPTVEAMDAEEIKEFCESADYDWEVIPEGALALPPETNLEQTDWELDESEPEDLADSDLDSIRRKLEGLL; this is encoded by the coding sequence ATGATCACACCTATGCGAGTGTTCGTTTTACTATTTAATGCTCGAACTGAGAATGAGGGAATTCATACAATTCAGGTTGGCGATCGCAATAAAATTTTGATGTTTGAGTCTGAAGACGACGCCACCCGCTTTGCTGTGATGCTGGAAGCGCAAGATTTTCCTACGCCCACAGTAGAAGCAATGGATGCCGAGGAAATCAAGGAATTTTGTGAAAGTGCCGACTATGACTGGGAAGTTATCCCAGAAGGTGCCTTAGCACTGCCACCAGAAACTAACTTAGAACAAACTGACTGGGAATTGGATGAGTCAGAACCAGAAGACCTTGCTGATTCCGATCTAGATAGCATTCGGCGTAAACTCGAAGGACTGTTATGA
- the murQ gene encoding N-acetylmuramic acid 6-phosphate etherase, whose product MKNLVERGHLLTEQVNPNSHNLDQLSSLELVELFNREDAQAIAAVAGAKTQLAQAINCTATALRHGGRLFYIGAGTSGRLGVLDAAECPPTFCTSPDLVQGIIAGGAGALVRSSEDLEDRAEDGDAAIAQRHITQLDVVVGITAGGTTPFVHGALQAARKRGATTVFIACVPVEQVSAEVDIDIRLLVGPEVLAGSTRLKAGTATKLALNILSTGVMVQLGKVYGNRMVDVAVTNQKLRDRALRILQNLTGLERELAGALLERSGNWVKLALLMHWTGLEPEEGDRLLTEHKGNLRAAVASSNHQQTIQ is encoded by the coding sequence ATGAAGAATTTGGTGGAGCGGGGTCATTTATTAACTGAGCAGGTCAATCCTAATAGTCATAACTTAGACCAATTAAGTTCCCTAGAGTTGGTAGAATTATTTAATCGAGAAGATGCCCAAGCGATCGCTGCCGTTGCTGGGGCTAAAACTCAACTAGCTCAGGCAATTAACTGCACTGCCACTGCTTTACGCCATGGAGGACGCCTCTTTTACATTGGGGCTGGAACGAGTGGGCGGCTGGGCGTTTTAGATGCTGCTGAATGTCCGCCCACTTTTTGTACTTCCCCGGATTTAGTCCAGGGAATTATTGCTGGTGGGGCAGGTGCTTTAGTGCGGAGTTCGGAAGATTTAGAAGACCGGGCAGAAGATGGTGATGCCGCGATCGCCCAACGACACATTACCCAACTTGATGTCGTAGTAGGGATTACAGCTGGGGGAACAACGCCCTTTGTCCACGGTGCACTGCAAGCAGCCCGAAAACGAGGAGCAACGACTGTTTTTATTGCCTGTGTCCCAGTTGAACAGGTCAGTGCTGAGGTGGATATCGATATTCGCCTATTGGTGGGACCGGAAGTGCTAGCCGGATCGACTCGTCTCAAAGCTGGGACAGCGACGAAGCTAGCGTTAAATATTCTCTCCACTGGGGTGATGGTGCAGTTGGGCAAAGTTTATGGCAATCGCATGGTGGATGTGGCAGTGACGAATCAGAAGCTGCGCGATCGCGCTTTGCGGATTCTGCAAAATCTTACAGGTTTGGAACGTGAACTAGCTGGAGCATTACTGGAACGTAGTGGAAACTGGGTAAAGTTGGCGCTGTTGATGCATTGGACGGGTTTAGAGCCAGAAGAGGGCGATCGGCTTTTGACAGAACATAAAGGTAACCTCCGGGCAGCTGTTGCAAGTTCTAACCACCAACAGACTATTCAATAA
- a CDS encoding glycogen debranching N-terminal domain-containing protein: protein MISRTVEEGIHEELDLTNYGLKPVSFNLEIALRSDFADIMGCGA from the coding sequence ATGATTAGCCGTACTGTTGAAGAAGGCATTCATGAAGAACTCGACCTGACAAATTATGGTCTTAAACCAGTTAGCTTCAATTTAGAAATTGCTTTACGCTCAGACTTTGCTGATATCATGGGATGCGGAGCATAA
- a CDS encoding glycogen debranching N-terminal domain-containing protein, whose translation MRISVGAPILTINHGSTFMVTDLDGQINPDGHLGIFSDDTRFLSYYACYADGHSWLRLSSTTTTYYAARVYLRNPEFTSRDGTIPENSLLLND comes from the coding sequence ATGAGAATAAGCGTTGGTGCACCAATTTTGACAATTAATCATGGCAGCACCTTTATGGTCACTGACCTAGATGGACAAATTAACCCGGATGGACACCTAGGTATTTTTTCTGACGATACTCGTTTTTTAAGCTACTATGCCTGCTATGCAGACGGACACTCGTGGCTGCGTCTGAGTTCTACGACAACAACTTATTATGCCGCGCGGGTTTATTTAAGAAATCCAGAGTTTACCTCCAGAGACGGCACAATTCCCGAAAATTCCCTGTTGCTTAATGATTAG